From Domibacillus sp. DTU_2020_1001157_1_SI_ALB_TIR_016, a single genomic window includes:
- a CDS encoding YdcF family protein, which translates to MFNKLWMKLVIIFGAAGLLITAFTAFRIWSFGSQVEYQKADAAIVLGAAVWNGKPSPVLRERVDHALWLYKNGYVEKLIFTGGRGSGEKTAESEAARDYAMKKDVQADDILIETESAITEENLQYAYELAKEKKLKTFALVSDPLHMKRAMLLAETIGINAYSSPAQTSAYQTINSQMPFLCREVFLYIGYVVSRPLEGIKRRMKVLF; encoded by the coding sequence TTGTTCAACAAATTATGGATGAAGCTTGTGATCATTTTTGGGGCGGCCGGTCTGCTGATAACAGCCTTCACAGCATTCCGCATCTGGTCTTTCGGCAGCCAGGTGGAATATCAAAAGGCAGATGCCGCTATTGTACTCGGCGCTGCGGTCTGGAACGGCAAGCCATCGCCTGTTTTGCGTGAAAGAGTCGATCATGCCCTTTGGCTGTATAAGAATGGATATGTGGAAAAGCTGATTTTTACGGGCGGAAGAGGCAGTGGAGAGAAAACAGCGGAATCGGAGGCGGCAAGAGACTATGCGATGAAGAAAGACGTACAGGCGGATGACATTTTGATTGAAACAGAATCCGCCATTACGGAAGAAAACCTTCAATATGCTTACGAGCTGGCGAAAGAAAAAAAGCTGAAAACTTTTGCGCTTGTAAGTGATCCGCTGCATATGAAGCGTGCTATGCTTTTGGCGGAAACAATCGGAATAAATGCTTATTCGTCACCTGCCCAAACGTCCGCTTATCAAACGATCAACAGCCAAATGCCGTTTCTCTGCCGGGAAGTGTTTTTGTACATAGGCTATGTGGTAAGCCGGCCGTTAGAGGGTATCAAGAGACGAATGAAGGTCTTGTTTTAG
- a CDS encoding ammonium transporter — protein MEVIHLNTIWVVIAAAMVLFMEGGFSLLEAGFVRTKNAVNVTMKIFVDLTIGALAFWMVGFGIMYGKDAFGLIGTSLFGSPENIALSIDLPSAAFVLFQMGFAVACVSIVSGAVAERMSFKAYMLTAAMICVLVYPLSGHWIWNSDGWLAQLGMKDFAGSAAIHALGGFAAFAMAKRLGARKGRFNSDGSVNVFAPSNIPLASAGAFILWFGWFAFNAGSTLDATNASLAAIALHTMLAGASGGTTALLLTMSKFGKADPSMTMNGVLAGLVAVTAGCAFVESWSAIVIGAVSGIIVIYATLLVDRLKVDDPVGAVAVHGFNGVFGTIAVGLFDSSQGLFTTGDAKLLGVQVLGAAVVVVWGLAAGNMMAVICEKTVGLRVSEREEEEGLDMSFHGIPAYNELERFTDVPTSLYDFEETTGITVAPIHNKKAAVK, from the coding sequence ATGGAAGTCATCCATTTGAATACAATCTGGGTCGTCATCGCAGCCGCTATGGTGCTGTTTATGGAAGGCGGCTTTAGTTTACTGGAAGCAGGTTTTGTGCGGACAAAAAACGCGGTCAATGTGACGATGAAAATTTTTGTCGATTTAACAATTGGCGCACTGGCGTTTTGGATGGTCGGATTTGGCATTATGTATGGAAAAGATGCATTTGGTTTGATTGGGACAAGCTTGTTTGGCAGCCCGGAAAATATTGCTCTATCCATCGACCTGCCTAGTGCGGCATTTGTGTTGTTTCAAATGGGCTTCGCGGTTGCCTGCGTATCTATTGTATCCGGCGCAGTAGCAGAACGAATGAGCTTTAAAGCATACATGTTAACAGCAGCGATGATTTGTGTCCTTGTTTATCCGCTGTCCGGCCATTGGATTTGGAACAGCGACGGCTGGCTGGCACAGCTCGGTATGAAGGACTTTGCCGGTTCTGCGGCAATTCATGCACTTGGCGGCTTTGCGGCATTTGCAATGGCAAAGCGCTTAGGAGCAAGAAAAGGCCGGTTTAATTCAGATGGCAGCGTCAACGTATTTGCACCAAGTAATATTCCGTTAGCGTCTGCCGGCGCTTTTATTTTATGGTTCGGCTGGTTTGCGTTTAACGCGGGGAGTACACTTGATGCAACCAATGCTTCCTTAGCAGCGATTGCCCTGCACACTATGCTGGCGGGAGCGAGCGGTGGAACGACAGCTCTTTTACTGACAATGAGCAAATTTGGTAAAGCAGATCCGAGTATGACGATGAACGGAGTACTTGCCGGTCTTGTAGCCGTAACAGCCGGCTGTGCATTTGTGGAAAGCTGGAGCGCCATCGTCATTGGGGCGGTCAGCGGCATCATTGTCATTTATGCAACACTGCTTGTTGACCGCTTAAAAGTAGATGATCCTGTTGGAGCAGTAGCGGTCCACGGGTTCAACGGGGTGTTTGGTACAATCGCTGTTGGTTTGTTTGATTCTTCTCAAGGTCTTTTTACAACAGGAGATGCCAAGCTGCTCGGTGTTCAAGTGCTGGGAGCGGCGGTAGTGGTTGTCTGGGGTCTGGCTGCCGGAAATATGATGGCGGTCATTTGTGAGAAAACAGTTGGTTTGCGTGTAAGTGAACGGGAAGAAGAGGAAGGGCTGGATATGTCTTTTCATGGGATTCCGGCTTACAACGAGTTGGAGCGTTTTACCGATGTGCCAACCAGCTTGTATGATTTTGAAGAAACAACAGGTATTACAGTAGCGCCTATTCATAACAAAAAAGCAGCAGTCAAATAA
- a CDS encoding P-II family nitrogen regulator, with the protein MKKIEAIIRPEKITETIKGLKHIGVTGFTVSQVVGRGKQKDTQGVYRGKSYKVTLHPKVKLEIILSDYMVEPTIDTIIKSAQTGEDGDGKIYVYPILEAYNIRTGQPDVEIDDVKQGGRS; encoded by the coding sequence ATGAAAAAAATCGAAGCGATTATTCGGCCAGAAAAAATCACGGAAACAATCAAGGGGTTAAAACATATTGGTGTTACGGGTTTTACAGTCTCGCAAGTAGTAGGCAGGGGGAAACAAAAAGATACACAAGGAGTGTATCGGGGGAAAAGCTACAAAGTCACACTGCATCCGAAAGTAAAGCTGGAAATCATTTTATCTGATTATATGGTAGAGCCGACGATCGATACGATTATCAAGTCTGCTCAAACAGGGGAAGACGGAGACGGAAAAATTTATGTGTACCCAATTCTAGAAGCTTATAATATTCGTACAGGCCAGCCGGACGTTGAAATTGATGATGTGAAGCAGGGAGGACGAAGCTGA
- a CDS encoding DUF2188 domain-containing protein: MADKKEPEVHTVPNSNGGWDNKQGGETISHHSTKAEAEKDGREKAKKDKTEHRIHKKNGQIGESNSYGHDPYPPKG, from the coding sequence ATGGCAGACAAAAAAGAGCCGGAGGTTCATACTGTTCCAAATTCAAACGGCGGCTGGGATAACAAACAAGGAGGAGAAACGATCAGCCATCATTCAACCAAAGCGGAAGCGGAAAAGGACGGGCGTGAAAAAGCGAAAAAAGATAAAACAGAACATAGAATTCATAAAAAAAATGGACAAATCGGAGAATCAAACAGCTACGGACATGATCCCTATCCCCCGAAAGGATAA
- a CDS encoding NERD domain-containing protein, whose protein sequence is MSFIVLLLLGAIMISAARFSASSRRKKGVLGERTVQEELDKLDQSVYTVFHDLYIPRSNGRTAQIDHLVLSTHGIFVIETKNFSGRIFGDESEKYWIQKTLKRRETFYNPVWQNAGHIRALKEFFGHSNGTKYYSFIAFTRKSQLELEEPFKEASVLYADQLVEALCAHRNQRMNAVLVRELTEKLEPFNEAGRRKKRAIEKKHVRAIKSGKRQRERNKSEGVCPRCGGALVKRTGRYGAFKGCSHFPECRFTKVIED, encoded by the coding sequence ATGAGTTTTATTGTTTTACTTCTATTAGGCGCGATAATGATATCGGCCGCCAGGTTTTCCGCCAGTTCCAGACGTAAAAAGGGGGTGCTTGGTGAAAGAACCGTTCAAGAGGAGCTGGACAAACTCGACCAATCGGTATACACGGTTTTTCATGATCTTTATATTCCAAGAAGCAATGGCCGAACGGCGCAAATTGACCACCTGGTTTTGTCAACGCACGGTATTTTCGTAATTGAAACCAAAAACTTCAGCGGTCGAATTTTCGGTGATGAGTCAGAAAAGTATTGGATCCAAAAGACCTTGAAACGAAGAGAGACCTTTTACAATCCGGTTTGGCAAAATGCAGGCCATATTCGTGCATTAAAAGAGTTTTTTGGCCATTCGAATGGAACGAAATATTATTCATTCATCGCTTTTACAAGAAAGTCCCAGCTTGAGCTTGAAGAGCCTTTCAAGGAAGCAAGTGTTTTGTATGCAGATCAGCTGGTGGAAGCACTCTGTGCTCACCGAAACCAGCGCATGAATGCTGTACTTGTGCGAGAGCTCACCGAGAAGCTTGAGCCTTTTAATGAAGCGGGAAGGAGAAAAAAACGGGCGATCGAAAAAAAGCACGTACGGGCTATTAAAAGCGGAAAACGGCAAAGGGAACGAAACAAAAGTGAGGGAGTCTGTCCTAGATGCGGCGGGGCATTGGTAAAGCGGACTGGAAGGTATGGAGCCTTCAAGGGCTGCAGCCATTTTCCAGAGTGCCGGTTTACGAAAGTAATAGAAGACTAG
- a CDS encoding DHA2 family efflux MFS transporter permease subunit, with protein sequence MLIYGAVYVLLCALVLLLFNFRAVKRRKQNVNQTVMMREESGRSPAEARLDRKEEEDEAAASPQDLSEETAEVLQNSAVSEPALEYVEANVQPKEEVIEEPKQTASEAPKNFHTGRILTALMLGAFVAILNQTLLNVAIPHIMNDLGVSANTVQWLTTGYMLVNGILIPVTAFLIDKFGTRKLYITAILLFTVGSLVCSLSVNFTMLMIGRVIQASGAGIIMPLLMTVFFVLFPPEKRGKAMGLMGVVMIFAPAIGPTLSGWLIGHYSWRLLFDIVIPIGVLVLILSFLWMRDVTKVTNPKFDLPGFLFSTIGFGFLLYGFSEAGNNGWESAVVVLSLVIGIVSLIAFVWRELTTDKPMLDLRVFKYDIFALTTVVSMIVNMAMFGAMILLPIYLQNIRGFTALESGLLMLPGAIVMGIMSPIAGALFDKIGARWLGVIGLTITVLTTWQFTMLSMTTSYSHLLVLYVLRMFGMSFIMMTIMTEGLNQLPRHLGSHGTAASNTARQVAGSIGTAFLVTVMTTRQGAHYGAYQNTVTSSNSFLSNQFEQLGQSLSAMAHLPGAAGNQLTTQLLYAQAVQQSTIDGINDAFMVATGLSVLALILVFFVKRARIKEQ encoded by the coding sequence ATGTTAATATATGGAGCAGTCTATGTTCTTTTATGCGCTTTAGTGCTGCTGCTCTTTAATTTTAGAGCGGTGAAACGAAGAAAACAGAACGTGAATCAAACGGTTATGATGCGTGAAGAGAGTGGAAGAAGCCCTGCAGAAGCCCGTCTGGACCGGAAAGAAGAAGAGGACGAGGCCGCCGCTTCTCCACAGGATTTATCGGAAGAAACAGCAGAGGTGCTTCAAAATTCCGCTGTATCAGAGCCGGCACTAGAATATGTAGAAGCAAACGTTCAGCCGAAAGAAGAAGTAATCGAGGAGCCGAAACAAACGGCTTCGGAAGCGCCAAAAAACTTCCACACGGGAAGAATTCTAACGGCTTTAATGCTTGGTGCCTTTGTCGCCATTTTAAACCAAACGCTGCTGAATGTAGCGATTCCGCATATTATGAATGATCTGGGTGTTTCAGCCAATACCGTTCAATGGCTGACAACAGGCTATATGCTCGTAAACGGAATTTTAATCCCGGTTACGGCGTTTCTTATTGACAAGTTCGGGACGAGAAAGCTGTATATTACGGCGATCCTCCTGTTTACGGTCGGTTCACTCGTTTGTTCGTTATCGGTGAACTTCACCATGCTGATGATTGGACGGGTGATTCAGGCGAGCGGAGCAGGGATTATTATGCCGCTTCTCATGACGGTATTTTTCGTGCTGTTCCCGCCGGAAAAACGCGGGAAGGCCATGGGGCTTATGGGCGTTGTTATGATTTTTGCGCCTGCAATCGGCCCGACCTTATCCGGATGGCTGATCGGCCATTATTCCTGGAGACTGCTGTTTGACATCGTTATTCCAATTGGCGTGCTTGTATTGATTTTAAGCTTTTTGTGGATGAGAGATGTTACGAAAGTAACCAATCCAAAGTTTGATTTACCCGGGTTCCTGTTTTCCACAATTGGTTTTGGATTCCTGCTGTATGGATTCAGTGAAGCTGGAAATAATGGGTGGGAAAGCGCGGTAGTCGTTCTTTCGCTCGTGATCGGGATTGTGTCATTGATCGCTTTTGTTTGGCGGGAATTGACTACAGATAAGCCAATGCTTGATTTGCGTGTATTTAAATATGATATTTTTGCACTGACAACGGTCGTCAGCATGATCGTGAATATGGCGATGTTTGGTGCGATGATTCTGCTTCCGATTTATCTGCAGAACATTCGCGGCTTTACCGCGCTCGAATCCGGACTGCTTATGCTTCCGGGTGCGATTGTGATGGGGATCATGTCTCCAATTGCCGGAGCGCTGTTTGATAAAATAGGTGCCAGATGGCTCGGCGTGATCGGTTTAACGATTACCGTTTTAACAACATGGCAGTTCACGATGCTCAGCATGACAACAAGTTATAGTCATCTGCTGGTTTTATACGTACTGCGGATGTTCGGTATGTCCTTTATTATGATGACCATAATGACAGAAGGGCTCAACCAGCTGCCCCGCCATCTTGGTTCGCATGGAACAGCCGCTTCCAATACGGCGAGACAGGTTGCCGGCAGTATTGGAACCGCATTTCTTGTCACGGTAATGACCACAAGACAAGGGGCGCATTACGGTGCTTATCAAAATACGGTTACAAGCTCTAACTCTTTTCTTTCCAATCAGTTTGAGCAGCTTGGCCAAAGCTTGTCTGCTATGGCTCACCTGCCGGGGGCGGCAGGAAACCAGCTTACAACTCAGCTTCTTTACGCCCAGGCCGTACAGCAATCGACCATTGACGGCATTAATGATGCTTTTATGGTCGCGACAGGGCTTTCTGTGCTCGCCCTCATTCTTGTATTTTTTGTGAAACGGGCACGGATTAAAGAACAATAA
- a CDS encoding HlyD family secretion protein, which yields MNAKRLILINIIILLVLVGGGVGGYAYYNKAVNYLTTDNAQIAGQQVTISAPANGKLTEWKGSVGEEFSKDAKVGTLSVTGTDGQASQMNLTLPTAGTIVQSTAIQNSFVAAGTPLAKAYDLNNLWVTANIEETEVDQVDVGQDVDIYVDAFPNSTLKGKVTQIGSATAGTFSLLPSSNNTGNFTKVTQVVPVEVSIDDSKGVAIVPGMNVTVRIHK from the coding sequence ATGAACGCAAAGCGTTTAATTTTGATTAACATTATTATCCTATTGGTTTTAGTAGGCGGCGGCGTAGGCGGCTATGCTTACTACAATAAAGCTGTCAATTACTTAACGACAGACAATGCTCAAATCGCCGGTCAGCAAGTAACTATTTCTGCACCTGCAAACGGAAAATTAACAGAATGGAAAGGCAGTGTCGGTGAAGAGTTCTCTAAAGACGCGAAAGTTGGCACGCTTTCTGTCACAGGTACAGATGGACAAGCATCACAGATGAACCTTACACTTCCAACAGCTGGAACGATTGTTCAAAGCACAGCCATTCAAAATTCATTTGTTGCTGCTGGAACACCGCTTGCGAAAGCGTACGATTTAAATAATTTATGGGTTACGGCTAATATTGAAGAAACAGAAGTGGATCAAGTAGATGTAGGGCAGGACGTGGACATCTATGTAGACGCTTTTCCGAATTCAACGTTAAAAGGAAAAGTGACGCAAATCGGCTCGGCAACAGCTGGAACATTTTCTTTACTGCCAAGTTCAAACAATACAGGAAACTTCACGAAAGTCACGCAGGTCGTTCCTGTAGAAGTATCGATTGACGACAGCAAGGGCGTAGCCATCGTTCCTGGTATGAACGTAACCGTGCGAATCCATAAGTAG
- a CDS encoding MarR family transcriptional regulator, whose product MLNNEILASFWRINKAINKLIKQDADRLGITVVQLKAIYIIQLNPNISLGELAERLMLTNSTVSGVIERLVHSGLAERIIPQEDRRSVFIDLTEEGKAVFEQIVSSESKLVKKLNNILELPEEEISHLLRLHQIVLTKLSSEEEQES is encoded by the coding sequence GTGTTGAACAACGAAATTTTGGCTTCCTTTTGGAGGATCAATAAAGCGATCAATAAATTAATAAAGCAAGACGCGGATCGGCTTGGTATTACGGTTGTGCAGCTGAAAGCCATTTATATCATTCAGTTAAATCCGAACATAAGCCTGGGAGAATTGGCTGAAAGGCTGATGCTGACAAACAGTACAGTCAGCGGTGTGATTGAGCGGCTTGTTCACAGCGGGCTGGCTGAAAGGATCATTCCGCAGGAGGATCGAAGAAGTGTGTTTATTGATTTAACAGAAGAAGGAAAAGCTGTGTTCGAGCAAATCGTTTCGTCTGAATCGAAGCTCGTAAAAAAATTAAATAACATTCTTGAGCTGCCAGAAGAGGAAATTTCCCATCTTCTGCGCCTGCATCAAATTGTTTTAACAAAGCTCTCATCAGAGGAGGAACAGGAGTCATGA
- a CDS encoding dipeptide/oligopeptide/nickel ABC transporter ATP-binding protein encodes MKLLAVQKLMKSYSGGKTAVNNVSFELDKGECLGLVGESGCGKSTLARCLLRIESIDSGSIRFKGEAIERHTERQLYPYRKQMQIVFQNPSAALNPKLKIKDSLIDPYEQYRKELKLAHFSYTSKKAFVKQLLEAVELPEDLANRYPHELSGGQKQRVTIARAISIEPELIVLDEPTASLDVLSQGAVLDLLTELQRTLGLSYLFISHDLAAVQKMSQRIIVMKEGKLVDEFCREQLWAEERHSYTKELISIF; translated from the coding sequence ATGAAGCTTCTTGCCGTACAGAAATTGATGAAATCATACAGCGGAGGAAAAACGGCTGTAAATAACGTGTCTTTTGAATTAGATAAAGGCGAATGTCTTGGGCTTGTAGGGGAAAGCGGCTGTGGCAAAAGTACATTGGCTAGGTGCCTGCTGAGAATAGAGTCGATTGACAGCGGCTCTATTCGTTTTAAAGGCGAAGCAATTGAAAGGCACACCGAACGCCAATTGTATCCTTACCGAAAACAAATGCAAATCGTGTTTCAAAATCCGTCGGCTGCTTTGAATCCAAAGCTGAAAATAAAGGATTCTCTCATTGACCCGTATGAACAGTACAGAAAAGAGCTGAAGCTTGCCCACTTTTCGTATACGTCCAAAAAAGCGTTTGTTAAACAGCTTTTAGAGGCGGTTGAATTGCCAGAGGATTTGGCAAACCGGTATCCTCATGAATTAAGCGGCGGACAAAAACAGCGGGTTACAATCGCCCGGGCGATCAGCATTGAACCAGAGCTGATTGTGTTAGACGAGCCTACGGCGAGCCTTGATGTACTTTCCCAGGGAGCTGTCCTTGATTTATTAACAGAGCTGCAGCGCACACTCGGTCTTTCTTATTTATTTATCTCCCATGACCTGGCCGCTGTGCAAAAAATGAGCCAGCGCATCATAGTCATGAAGGAAGGGAAACTGGTCGACGAGTTCTGTCGGGAGCAACTATGGGCGGAAGAACGCCATTCTTATACAAAAGAGCTGATTTCTATTTTTTAG
- a CDS encoding ABC transporter ATP-binding protein, with protein MILSVEQVTIGSRQKKLVQNVSLAIQKGEWFALVGQSGSGKSILSQAVGQMLAPGLNVEGNIFFNGQNVLELSKKEMRTVRGRKLSYIFQDYQGSFTPFRTIGQHLDEYQKAHGIHSPQARMAGVREALQSVGLSEELAGRYPFELSGGQLQRVSIATALLLAPDLVIADEITTALDSVSGNQILELLARRQQETGCAILFITHDWRHVRRYADRIAVMKEGEIIESGGKHRILDHPQHLYTKQLIKAAPVLDHRLPSGLQEEGKA; from the coding sequence ATGATTTTATCCGTTGAGCAGGTAACGATTGGCAGCAGGCAGAAAAAGCTCGTGCAAAACGTTTCCCTCGCGATTCAAAAAGGAGAATGGTTTGCTCTTGTTGGGCAGAGCGGCAGCGGAAAAAGCATCCTGTCACAAGCTGTTGGGCAAATGCTTGCCCCTGGCTTGAATGTAGAAGGAAACATTTTTTTTAACGGACAAAATGTATTGGAGCTGTCCAAAAAAGAAATGCGGACAGTCCGCGGCCGGAAGCTGTCTTATATTTTTCAAGATTACCAGGGCTCCTTCACACCATTTCGCACGATTGGCCAGCACCTCGATGAATACCAAAAAGCCCATGGCATTCATTCGCCGCAAGCCCGTATGGCTGGAGTGAGGGAAGCACTTCAATCCGTCGGTTTAAGTGAGGAGCTGGCCGGACGCTATCCGTTTGAGCTGAGCGGCGGCCAGCTGCAGCGCGTATCGATTGCGACGGCTCTTTTGCTGGCTCCCGATTTGGTGATTGCCGATGAAATCACCACCGCGCTCGACAGCGTATCCGGGAATCAGATTTTAGAGCTGCTTGCCAGGAGGCAGCAGGAAACTGGCTGTGCCATTTTGTTTATTACACATGACTGGCGCCATGTAAGACGTTATGCGGACCGGATTGCCGTCATGAAAGAAGGCGAAATCATTGAATCAGGAGGAAAGCACCGTATTCTTGATCATCCGCAGCACCTTTATACAAAGCAGTTAATCAAGGCGGCGCCTGTGCTTGACCACCGCCTGCCATCCGGTTTACAGGAGGAGGGGAAAGCATGA
- the nikC gene encoding nickel transporter permease, translating into MRGFSIQLPKGKKHNWQGAAAVLILAAVLAGTLYAFFHLRHDPTLTNMSGRLQGMSLEHPLGTDHLGRDVLTRLFLGGQQTIGSSFLALIAALAIGIPFGLIAGFKRGWVDRVFMRIADGFLAFPDTIVAIVLSGLLGPGIGNLVLAIVMVKWVSYARLVRSTVLSESQKEYVLIARINGLSARKIMCKHLFPHIAGNVLVLASLDLGKIILLISSLSYIGLGAQPPTPEWGAMLNDARPYFQSMPALMIYPGLAIVLVVLLANMLGDYLRDRFDVKKEGQS; encoded by the coding sequence ATGAGAGGTTTTTCTATACAACTGCCAAAAGGAAAAAAGCACAATTGGCAGGGAGCTGCTGCTGTTTTGATCCTGGCCGCTGTGCTGGCAGGTACCCTGTATGCTTTCTTTCATTTGCGGCATGATCCGACTTTGACAAATATGAGCGGCCGGCTGCAGGGAATGAGCCTGGAGCATCCGCTCGGCACCGACCACCTTGGCCGTGATGTATTAACAAGGCTTTTTTTAGGAGGGCAGCAAACAATCGGCTCCAGCTTTTTAGCTCTGATTGCCGCTCTCGCCATCGGGATTCCATTCGGATTGATTGCGGGCTTCAAGCGGGGCTGGGTTGACCGCGTCTTTATGCGGATTGCCGATGGTTTTTTAGCTTTTCCGGACACGATCGTGGCGATCGTGTTGAGCGGGCTGCTTGGACCGGGAATCGGCAACCTTGTGCTCGCCATTGTGATGGTGAAATGGGTCAGCTATGCCCGGCTTGTTCGAAGCACGGTTTTATCTGAATCACAAAAGGAATACGTACTCATTGCCCGGATTAATGGGCTGTCCGCACGAAAAATTATGTGTAAACATTTGTTTCCGCACATAGCAGGAAACGTGCTTGTACTGGCCAGCCTCGACCTTGGCAAAATTATTTTGCTGATTTCTTCCTTATCTTATATCGGTCTTGGTGCCCAGCCGCCAACGCCGGAATGGGGAGCTATGCTGAATGATGCACGCCCGTATTTTCAATCGATGCCGGCTTTAATGATCTATCCGGGCCTTGCGATTGTCCTTGTTGTACTGCTGGCGAATATGCTGGGTGATTATTTGCGTGATCGCTTTGATGTAAAAAAGGAGGGGCAGTCATGA
- the nikB gene encoding nickel ABC transporter permease, producing MLQILVRKFLEVTLFLLFITFISFLFVRLAPGDPVLTILNVDELSVSQEQVEALREDMGFNKPLLVQYGLWLFRFIQLDFGQSYVTGQPVADMIAMSLPATLELAAGSMFVMLIVSIPLGSLSALYRDSWIDHVSRVTSIVGAAIPSFWLGLILIHLFGVQLNWLPTMGRDGFMSLVLPSVTLGLAISSVYVRLLRSSLLESISQEFIRAARARGLSEGRIFFVHALRHTLPPVITVFGVSLGSLIGGVVVIEVLFAYPGVGKMVVDAIRQRDYPLIQGYILVMAVIVFVVNTCVDVSYRYLNPEMKLKERNTP from the coding sequence ATGCTTCAGATTCTTGTCCGTAAATTTCTTGAAGTAACTCTTTTCCTGCTGTTTATTACTTTTATCAGTTTTCTGTTTGTTCGTCTGGCGCCGGGTGATCCCGTGTTAACGATCTTGAATGTGGATGAGCTTTCTGTAAGCCAGGAACAAGTAGAAGCATTGCGGGAGGATATGGGGTTTAATAAGCCGCTGCTCGTTCAATACGGGCTTTGGCTTTTTCGTTTTATTCAGCTTGATTTTGGACAGTCTTATGTGACAGGCCAGCCGGTGGCAGACATGATTGCGATGAGCCTTCCTGCTACTCTTGAGCTGGCAGCCGGATCCATGTTCGTGATGCTGATCGTATCGATTCCGCTTGGCTCCCTGTCAGCTCTTTACCGGGATAGCTGGATCGACCATGTAAGCCGGGTTACATCTATTGTCGGAGCGGCGATTCCGAGCTTTTGGCTTGGCTTGATTTTGATTCATTTGTTTGGTGTTCAGTTGAATTGGCTGCCCACGATGGGGAGAGACGGGTTTATGTCATTGGTTTTGCCATCGGTTACACTTGGGCTGGCGATTTCAAGTGTATACGTCCGTCTGCTTCGCTCCAGCCTGCTTGAATCGATTAGTCAGGAATTTATCCGTGCCGCAAGAGCGAGGGGGCTGTCAGAAGGGCGCATTTTCTTCGTTCATGCGCTGCGACACACCCTTCCGCCTGTTATTACGGTGTTTGGCGTTAGTTTAGGCAGCTTAATTGGCGGTGTTGTGGTGATTGAAGTGTTGTTTGCGTATCCCGGTGTTGGAAAAATGGTCGTTGATGCGATACGCCAGCGTGATTATCCGCTTATACAAGGATACATTTTGGTCATGGCCGTCATCGTGTTTGTGGTGAATACATGCGTGGATGTCTCGTATCGGTATTTGAATCCGGAAATGAAATTAAAAGAAAGGAACACACCATGA